One genomic region from Euzebya tangerina encodes:
- a CDS encoding class II fumarate hydratase, with the protein MSDFRIESDSMGDMQVPAKAYYGAQTQRAAENFPISGQPIPPALIKALGQIKASAAVVNRNKGVITPAQFDGIAAAAQEVIDGTLNDHFVVDVFQTGSGTSSNMNTNEVIANRATEILGGDLGSKLVHPNDHVNAGQSSNDVFPTAVHVASYQACAADLVPALEYLHQALADKAEAFADVVKSGRTHLMDATPVTLGQEFSGYARQVELGKVRVESAMERVAELPLGGTAVGTGLNAPEGMTDGVIADLRERTGLDALREAENHFEAQGARDALVELSGAFKVIAASLTKIANDLRWMGSGPRTGLGEIRLPEIQPGSSIMPAKVNPVIPESVTQVAAQVIGNDAAVTIGGLSGNFELNVYIPMMARNVLESITLLSNTCRNFVDKCIAGVEADVERNTELVEKNLSSVTALVPAIGYDLSAELAKKALKEDRPLREVVKADSGLSEDEVDRILDMKKMTEGGVL; encoded by the coding sequence ATGAGCGACTTCCGAATCGAATCAGACTCCATGGGCGACATGCAGGTGCCCGCGAAGGCCTACTACGGCGCGCAGACGCAGCGTGCTGCGGAGAACTTCCCGATCTCCGGCCAGCCCATCCCGCCGGCGCTCATCAAGGCCCTCGGCCAGATCAAGGCCTCAGCAGCCGTGGTCAATCGGAACAAGGGCGTCATCACGCCGGCACAGTTCGACGGGATCGCCGCGGCAGCCCAGGAGGTGATCGACGGGACCCTGAACGACCACTTCGTCGTGGACGTGTTCCAGACCGGGTCCGGGACCTCCTCGAACATGAACACCAACGAGGTGATCGCGAACCGGGCGACGGAGATCCTCGGCGGGGACCTCGGCTCGAAGCTCGTCCACCCGAACGACCACGTCAACGCGGGGCAGTCCTCCAACGACGTGTTCCCAACCGCCGTCCACGTCGCCAGCTACCAGGCTTGCGCGGCGGACCTGGTTCCGGCGCTGGAGTACCTTCACCAGGCCCTCGCGGACAAGGCGGAGGCGTTCGCCGACGTGGTCAAGTCCGGCAGGACGCATCTGATGGACGCGACGCCGGTGACGCTCGGACAGGAGTTCTCCGGCTACGCGCGCCAGGTGGAACTGGGCAAGGTCCGGGTCGAGAGTGCGATGGAGCGGGTTGCCGAACTCCCACTGGGCGGAACGGCCGTGGGCACCGGCCTGAACGCGCCCGAGGGCATGACCGATGGTGTGATCGCGGATCTGCGGGAGCGGACGGGCCTGGATGCCCTGCGGGAGGCCGAGAACCACTTCGAGGCGCAGGGCGCGCGCGACGCGTTGGTCGAACTCTCCGGTGCCTTCAAGGTGATTGCGGCGAGCCTGACCAAGATCGCCAACGACCTGCGCTGGATGGGCTCGGGGCCGCGGACCGGCCTCGGGGAGATCCGGCTGCCGGAGATCCAGCCGGGCTCCTCGATCATGCCAGCCAAGGTCAACCCGGTGATCCCCGAGTCGGTGACCCAGGTCGCCGCCCAGGTGATCGGCAACGATGCGGCCGTCACGATCGGCGGGCTCTCCGGCAACTTCGAACTGAACGTGTACATCCCGATGATGGCCCGCAACGTGCTCGAGTCCATCACGCTGCTGTCCAACACCTGCCGCAACTTCGTCGACAAGTGCATCGCCGGCGTCGAGGCCGACGTCGAGCGCAACACCGAGCTGGTCGAGAAGAACCTCTCGTCGGTGACCGCACTGGTGCCGGCCATCGGCTACGACCTCTCAGCGGAGCTGGCCAAGAAGGCGCTGAAGGAGGACCGCCCGCTCCGTGAGGTCGTCAAGGCGGACTCGGGGCTGTCCGAGGACGAGGTCGACCGCATCCTCGACATGAAGAAGATGACGGAGGGCGGGGTGTTGTAG
- a CDS encoding SDR family NAD(P)-dependent oxidoreductase yields MAELDGRVALVSGSTRGIGQEVARQLIGAGATVYVSGRDPATASQTADALGDGARSLPLPLDVADAGSISAYAAALAAAEAQLDILVNNAAAFVDWTESTSGADLDRSRQVLDVNLYGTWAMIQAFLPQLRSSAHPRIVNVSSGAGSHADPDFGLTARGGAAASYGISKAAINALTSSLAAELAEDDVLVNAVCPGLTATFPGAEQMGARPIEDGARSVVYAATLPDDGPSGGFFRDGEPLGW; encoded by the coding sequence ATGGCAGAACTCGATGGGCGTGTGGCGCTCGTGAGCGGGTCGACGCGGGGAATCGGGCAGGAGGTGGCCCGACAGCTGATCGGCGCCGGTGCAACGGTCTACGTCAGCGGGCGCGACCCGGCGACCGCATCCCAGACCGCTGACGCCCTCGGGGATGGTGCCCGCAGCCTGCCACTGCCGCTGGATGTCGCGGATGCCGGCAGCATCAGCGCCTACGCAGCCGCCCTCGCCGCGGCCGAAGCACAGCTGGACATCCTGGTCAACAACGCCGCCGCGTTCGTCGACTGGACCGAGTCCACCTCCGGTGCGGACCTCGACCGGTCGCGCCAGGTCCTCGACGTCAACCTGTACGGCACCTGGGCCATGATCCAGGCCTTCCTGCCACAGCTCCGCTCCAGTGCCCACCCGCGGATCGTCAACGTGTCCAGCGGGGCTGGCAGCCACGCCGATCCCGACTTCGGGCTCACCGCCCGCGGCGGCGCTGCGGCCAGCTACGGGATCAGCAAGGCCGCTATCAACGCGCTGACCAGCAGTCTTGCCGCTGAACTCGCCGAGGACGATGTCCTCGTCAACGCCGTCTGTCCCGGCCTGACGGCAACGTTCCCGGGCGCCGAGCAGATGGGTGCCAGGCCGATCGAGGACGGGGCCCGCTCCGTCGTGTATGCCGCGACGCTGCCCGACGATGGCCCCTCCGGCGGCTTCTTCCGGGATGGGGAGCCGCTGGGCTGGTAG
- a CDS encoding TetR/AcrR family transcriptional regulator, translating into MTERSTPRRPGRQRLPREERARRVLDVAARLFYERGVHEVGMDELIRETGLGKATVYRLFPSKDELIGAYLERRARVTLGFIDADIAAHTGRPAEAMAAIVDGVRTHIEGDGSRGCPFNNASIEFDDPAHPARVQARAYREGLRARLRGLAEELTGASELGDHLAVLIDGMYTSAAHLGAAGPARSGHELARHLISRASGSSAVDD; encoded by the coding sequence ATGACTGAACGGTCAACCCCCCGACGCCCGGGCCGGCAGCGCCTCCCGCGGGAGGAGCGAGCGCGCCGGGTGCTCGACGTCGCCGCCCGGCTGTTCTACGAGCGGGGGGTCCACGAGGTCGGCATGGACGAGCTCATCCGGGAGACGGGGCTCGGCAAGGCGACGGTATATCGCCTCTTCCCGAGCAAGGACGAGCTGATCGGCGCCTACCTCGAGCGGCGGGCGAGGGTGACCCTCGGCTTCATCGATGCCGACATCGCGGCCCACACCGGGCGGCCTGCCGAGGCCATGGCAGCGATCGTGGACGGCGTCCGAACCCACATCGAGGGCGATGGGTCTCGAGGCTGTCCGTTCAACAACGCCTCGATCGAGTTCGACGACCCGGCCCATCCCGCTCGGGTGCAGGCCCGTGCCTACCGCGAGGGCCTTCGAGCACGGTTGCGGGGGCTGGCCGAGGAGTTGACGGGTGCCTCCGAGCTCGGAGACCACCTCGCCGTACTCATCGACGGCATGTACACCAGCGCCGCGCACCTGGGTGCCGCCGGTCCGGCCCGCAGCGGACACGAGCTGGCACGACACCTCATCTCCCGTGCATCGGGCAGTTCGGCGGTGGACGACTAG
- a CDS encoding histidine phosphatase family protein codes for MAATIHLVRHAVTEATGSRLGGRTQASLSEKGQAQAAVTRDVLAGTKFGAVYASPLPRTTETAEIIARPHRLKVRDAPGVIEMDFGRWTDKPLKPLFKHKLWPVIQQTPSLVTFPDGESMRGAQARAVDQIEAIAAKHNAKNVIVTSHADIIKMLIAFYSGMPFDTFQRLRVDPASVTVISTGKGERPVVHSTNHVPYGGELR; via the coding sequence ATGGCAGCAACGATCCACCTGGTCCGGCATGCAGTGACCGAGGCCACGGGCTCGAGACTGGGCGGTCGCACGCAGGCGTCGCTCTCGGAGAAGGGGCAGGCCCAGGCGGCGGTCACCCGGGACGTTCTGGCCGGAACCAAGTTCGGTGCCGTCTACGCCTCGCCGCTGCCCCGCACCACCGAGACGGCAGAGATCATCGCGCGGCCCCATCGGCTCAAGGTGCGTGACGCGCCGGGCGTGATCGAGATGGACTTCGGCCGCTGGACCGACAAGCCCCTCAAGCCGCTGTTCAAGCACAAGCTGTGGCCGGTGATTCAGCAGACGCCGTCGCTGGTCACGTTTCCCGACGGCGAGAGCATGCGGGGCGCCCAGGCCCGCGCGGTCGACCAGATCGAGGCGATCGCGGCCAAGCACAACGCCAAGAACGTGATCGTGACCAGCCACGCCGACATCATCAAGATGCTCATCGCGTTCTACTCCGGGATGCCCTTCGACACGTTCCAGCGGCTGCGCGTCGACCCCGCGTCGGTCACCGTCATCTCGACCGGCAAGGGGGAACGACCCGTCGTCCACTCCACGAACCACGTCCCCTACGGCGGGGAGTTGCGATGA
- a CDS encoding DUF3090 family protein: MSPSFDFDPVEWITASSIGPPGDRTFYVQARKDGEYVALVVEKAQIRSFADLAQRLLAEAGVTIVPDDVDSTLELHGPVQPVWRAGQMSLGTDEAAEIFVLEAVELVTLEPGTDPESLDPDEIEPATARFVMDREQMTAMTAFAAFAVEHGGRERCQVCEGLRDPLAGCMGCPLTNGSGPKRI, from the coding sequence ATGAGCCCGAGCTTCGACTTCGACCCCGTGGAGTGGATCACCGCATCCTCGATCGGGCCGCCGGGAGACCGCACCTTCTACGTCCAGGCCCGCAAGGACGGCGAGTACGTCGCGCTCGTCGTGGAGAAGGCGCAGATCCGTTCGTTCGCCGACCTCGCCCAACGCCTGCTCGCCGAGGCCGGGGTCACGATCGTCCCGGACGATGTCGACTCCACGCTCGAGTTGCACGGTCCGGTCCAGCCGGTCTGGCGAGCCGGACAGATGAGCCTCGGTACGGACGAGGCTGCCGAGATCTTCGTGCTCGAGGCGGTTGAGTTGGTGACGCTGGAGCCGGGAACCGATCCGGAGTCGCTGGACCCCGACGAGATCGAACCCGCAACGGCGCGCTTCGTGATGGACCGTGAGCAGATGACCGCCATGACGGCGTTCGCCGCGTTCGCCGTCGAACACGGGGGACGGGAGCGGTGTCAGGTGTGTGAGGGCCTTCGTGACCCACTGGCTGGGTGCATGGGCTGCCCGTTGACGAACGGGTCCGGTCCGAAGCGCATATGA